A stretch of Triticum aestivum cultivar Chinese Spring chromosome 1D, IWGSC CS RefSeq v2.1, whole genome shotgun sequence DNA encodes these proteins:
- the LOC123180505 gene encoding anaphase-promoting complex subunit 7: protein MEAARDSMAALLDAGIFDSAQTLGCFLVSSGGANNEASISMKAESLVLHGDALYGEKEFRRALNAYKQAMQCSKSIPRQATSTARISISTTGRSPSPNSSNVMPFNENEVKSKIAICHSALHEYREALQEMEGIPSKMRNLKMNLMLGKLYRISRNNRAAAICYKECLRQCPYVFEAIAALAEMGLSSKEFSLLFAQAPNRGGKPPGDFLDAQRWWNRYVEAQCCIASHDYKGGLDIYLELMQRFPNNVHILLEIAKVETIIGKNEEAIMNFEKARLIDPNIMTYMDEYAILLKLKSDYTKLNKLVHDMLHIDPARPETCIALAAFWERKDERKALTYAEKSLRVDDRHITGYIMKGNLHLSLNRPDLAVTDFRGAQELRADLRSYQGLVRAYLALSKCKDALFTAREAMKVMHQSAKALKLVGDVHAISSSGREKARKFYESAIRLEPGFLGAALALADLHVAEGRNKEAVLLLERYLRQWADDSLHIKLAQVFAATSLLSDALSHYQSALRINPHNEAAKKGLERLEKQMKGVDPDAPEDEDENEADDVDGDQDDAELL from the exons ATGGAGGCGGCGCGGGATTCGATGGCGGCCCTCCTCGACGCCGGCATCTTCGACTCCGCCCAGACGCTC GGATGCTTTCTCGTGTCTTCTGGTGGCGCAAATAATGAGGCCAGCATATCCATGAAGGCAGAAAGCTTG GTCCTGCACGGTGATGCGTTGTATGGGGAGAAAGAATTTCGGAGGGCACTG AATGCCTACAAGCAAGCTATGCAATGTAGCAAAAGTATCCCCAGACAAGCAACAAGTACTGCCAGAATCTCAATTTCCACTACCGGCCGGTCACCTTCTCCAAATTCTTCAAATGTTATGCCATTCAATGAAAATGAG GTGAAGTCTAAAATAGCTATTTGCCATTCTGCTTTACATGAGTATCGTGAAGCACTCCAAGAG ATGGAAGGGATTCCTTCTAAAATGAGAAATCTAAAAATGAATCTGATGTTAGGCAAGCTTTATCGAATATCCAGAAATAATCGTGCGGCTGCCATATGTTATAAAGAGTGTTTGAG GCAATGCCCTTATGTATTTGAGGCTATTGCAGCTTTGGCTGAAATGGGGCTTTCTTCAAAGGAGTTCTCTTTACTATTTGCACAA GCACCAAATAGAGGAGGCAAGCCACCAGGTGATTTTTTGGATGCACAACGTTGGTGGAAT CGGTATGTAGAGGCCCAGTGTTGCATTGCTTCACATGATTATAAAG GTGGCCTGGATATATACCTGGAACTAATGCAACGATTTCCCAATAATGTGCACATCTTGCTGGAAATTGCGAAG GTTGAAACCATCATAGGCAAGAATGAAGAAGCAATTATGAATTTTGAGAAG GCTCGGTTAATTGATCCAAACATCATGACATATATGGATGAGTATGCAATCCTCCTAAAATTAAAATCGGACTACACTAAGCTAAACAAACTGGTACATGATATGCTGCATATTGATCCTGCAAGACCAGAAACATGTATTGCTCTTGCAGCATTttgggaaagaaaagatgaaagaaAAGCTTTGACATATGCTGAAAAG AGCCTTCGAGTTGATGATAGGCATATAACCGGCTATATTATGAAG GGCAATCTGCATCTTTCATTGAATCGACCAGATTTGGCAGTAACAGACTTCAGGGGAGCTCAAGAACTAAGGGCTGATCTTCGCTCTTATCAAG GTTTGGTGCGTGCTTATCTAGCACTTTCCAAATGCAAAGATGCACTATTCACTGCACGTGAAGCAATGAAGGTTATGCATCAGTCTGCAAAAGCTCTCAAGCTAGTTGGTGATGTGCATGCTATCAGTTCCAGTGGGAGAGAGAAG GCAAGAAAGTTCTATGAATCTGCTATTCGTCTTGAACCTGGATTTCTTGGAGCAGCACTGGCATTGGCTGATTTGCATGTTGCTGAAGGACGGAATAAGGAGGCAGTTTTGTTACTTGAAAGATATCTAAGACAATGGGCCGATGATTCTCTACATATCAAGTTGGCTCAAGTATTTGCAGCAACAAGTCTGCTTTCGGATGCACTCTCCCACTACCAATCTGCACTAAG GATAAACCCGCACAATGAAGCAGCCAAGAAAGGATTGGAGCGCTTGGAGAAGCAAATGAAG GGAGTAGACCCGGATGCGCCTGAAGACGAGGACGAGAACGAAGCTGACGACGTCGATGGTGACCAGGATGACGCCGAGCTGCTGTAG